From Candidatus Polarisedimenticolaceae bacterium:
CGAAGACGTAGGCGAACGCGTGGCGCGTGGTCGCGACCGGGAGGGTCTTCCGTTTCCCCGGCGGAACCGTGATGTCGAAGTAGTTGGGCTCCGCCGCGATCCCGTCGACCGGCCCTTTCGTCCCCCACAGCGTCCCGCAGATGATCCGCGCTTTCGTCCCGTCGTCGTCCGTGACATCGACGATGTCGGCCGACTTCACCTCCTGGTAGCGCGGCGAGGTCATCTTGAGCTGCGACGGGAGGTTCGCCCAGAGTTGGAACCCGTGCATGCGTCCGTGCTCGTCCCCTCGCGGCATCTCCTGGTGGATGATCCCGCTGCCTGCGGTCATCCACTGCACGTCGCCCGAGGCGATCGCCCCGCTGTTGCCGAGGCTGTCGGCGTGATCGACCTCTCCCGCGAGGACGTAGGTGATCGTCTCGATCCCACGGTGCGGATGCCAGGGAAATCCGGCCATGTAGGCGCTCGGGTCGTCGTTGCGGAAGTCGTCGAGGAGAAGGAACGGGTCGTAGTCCGACGTCGTCCCGAAGCCGAAGGCCCGGTTGAGGTGGACGCCGGCACCCTCCATCGTCGGTTTCGACTTCACGATGCGCCTGACCGGCCGGATGGACATCGTCGCCTCCCGCGGGGGCCATGAGCTTATTCCGTGCGAGGATCCTGCGCCATGACGTCCCGCGCGCGCGTCGCCCTCGCGGCCCTCCTCTGCGCCTATGCGGCGTGGGGCTCGCGACTCTGGCGGGAGGCGGATGACGCCTGGGAGCGGCGGGACTCGGACTACGCCTCGCTCCGCACCCTCCTCGCGTTCGACCGGGTTCCGATTCTCGACATCGAGCGGAGCCTCGACGCCGCGCTGCCGGAGGAGACGCCGGTCGCGCTCGCTCCCTCCCTCGAGAAGAACGGTGCCCTGGTCCAGCGCCTGACGGAAGGGCTCTATCCCCGGCGCATCGATCGAACGGCGGCCGACGTGCTGGCGCTCGGGCCGAACGGCGAGGTCGTGAGCCCGCGCCCGAAGGGCAAGCCGCTGCCGGTGCGTGATGCCTATTCGTTCGCGCTCGGCCTCCCGGGGCTTCTCGTCGCGGCGGGGGCGGTCTTCGGCTTCGGGCTCCTCTTGACGTCGCTCGTCCCGGCGCTCATGCGCCCGGAACGCCCGGCGCTCGCGTGGCCGGTCGCCTGGCTCGCGGGATGCGCCGCCGTCGGCGCGCTCGTCCACGTCGCGACCTGGACCCAGATCGGCGTCCCATGGTGGGCCTGGCGATTCGCAGGATGGGCCGCTTTGACGATCGTCGCGCTCCGGCGCCGGTTGCCCGCGGCCTCGCGGCCGAGCCCCGAGGCGCTGGTGCCGGCGGCGCTCGTCGCGCTGCTGCTCGTCCAGATGGCGGTGTTGCCGGTCACCGGTTGGGACGGGCGATCGATCTGGCTCTTCCACGCGAAGCAGATCTTCTTCCACGGCAAGCTGGCGCTCGCCGACCTGCGCCTCGGCGACTCCGAGTGGTCGCACCCGGTCTACCCCGCCCTCGTCCCCGCGGTCATGGCGCTCTTCGCCGGGGCGAGCCGCGTCTTCGACGAGCGCGACGCCGCGCTCGCGGTCGCTTTGATCTGGAGCGGCGCCCTCGCCGCGCTCTGGGTCCTGGCGCGGGGCGCGATGGGCCGCTGGACCGGCGCGCTCGTCACGCTGACCGCGTTCTTCGCCCTGGCGGGACTGACGACCGATCTCTACATGGACGGGATCGTCGCGGTCCTCCTCGCGGTGACGATCCTCGCTTTCGCCGACGACGCACTCGTGCCCGTCGGCATCCTCGCCGCGGCGGCCGTCTCCCTCGTCAAGGTCGAAGGCGCCGCGGCGGCCGTCGTTCTCGCGATGACGGTGAGAAGACCGAAACCGATCCTCTTCGTTCCGGCGCTCTTGCCTCTCCTCCACGCCGTGTGGCTCCGGATGAACGGCGTCACGGAGTTCCAGGCGAGGATCGACCCCTCCGCGATCCCGTCGAAGCTCCCGGTGGTCGCGGCCGGCATCGCTTCCGTCCTCGCGCGAGGAGCGCAGGGTCAACAGCACGAGACGCAGCTCCTCCTCCGCATCGGCCTCGTCGGGCTCGCCGCCGGCGCTGCGCTCGCGGCCATGAGGATCGGTTCGTCGCTGAGGGTGCGGGTGGCGCTCGCAGGGGCCGCGCTCGTCGCGATGGCGATCGTTCTCGGCGCCGCGATGCCCCAGGACGCGCCGTGGGTCGTCACGTGGACGCTCGACCGCCTCTTGCTGCATCCTGCCCTCGCCTTCGCGATGCTGCCGTTCGTATGACGAAGAAGACGCAGTCCAACGTGGCGCTCCTGACGGCGCTCCTCGTCGTCGCGACGCTCGCGGTTTACGCGCAGACCGCCGGGGCGTCGTTCATCACCGCGGACGACGGCGTCTACGTCACGGCGAACCCGACCGTGCAGGCGGGACTGACCGGCCCGGGGCTGAAGTGGGCGTTCGGCTTCCGCGACGCCAACTGGATCCCGCTCACCTGGCTCTCGCTCATGCTCGACGCGACCCTCGGTGGGACCGGCCCGCGCCTCTTCCACCTGACGAACGTCCTGCTCCACCTGGCGAGTACACTGCTCCTCTTCCTGGCCCTCACGAGGATGACCGGACGCACCGGGCGCTCGTGGTGCGTGGCGCTGCTCTTCGCGGTGCACCCGCTCCACGTCGAGTCGGTCGCCTGGGTCGCCGAACGCAAGGACACGCTCTCCGGGCTCTTCTTCATGCTCGGCCTCGTCGCGTGGTCGGCGTACGTGCGGCGGCCGCGCGCCGGCCGCTACGCGCTCGCCGCGCTCGCCCTGGCCCTCGGCCTGATGGCGAAGCCGATGCTCGTCACTTTTCCGCTCGTGCTCCTCCTCCTCGACCTCTGGCCGCTGGCCCGTCCGCTCGCTCCGAAGCGGCTGCTCCTCGAAAAGCTCCCGCTCTTCGGGCTCGCGGCGATCTCGGGCGCCCTCACCGTCGCCGCGCAGAGCGGCGGGGGCACGGTGTCGGGGCTCGAAGCGATCCCGCTCTCCGAGCGCGCCGGAAACGCCGTCGTTTCCTATGCGGCCTATCTCGTGAAGGCCGTCGTTCCCACCGGCCTCGCCTTCTTCTACCCGCACCCGGGCGGCCGACTGCCGGCCTGGGAGGTCCTCGGGAGCGCCGCGCTCCTCGCCGCGATCACGATCGTCGCCTTCCGGTCGATCCGCACGCGGCCGTATCTCGCGATCGGCTGGGCCTGGTACGCGATCATGCTCGTCCCGGTCATCGGCATCGTGCAGGTCGGCATCCAGGCGCGCGCCGACCGGTACACCTACCTGCCGCTGATCGGAATCTTTCTTGCCGCGACGTGGGCGTTCGCGGAGCTGGCGGAGGGCCGGCTCGGCTTGCAACGCGCCGCTGCGGCCGCCGCCGGCCTCGCCCTGACGGCGGCAGCCTACGTCGAAGCCGGATACTGGCACGACAGCGTGACGCTTTATCGGCGGGCGCTCGCGGTGACGCAGGACAACGTGGTGGCGCACAACGATCTCGGCCTCGCCCTCCTCCAGCAGAACGACCTCGAGGGAGCGATCCGCGAGAGCCGCGAGGCGATCCGCCTCGACCCCGGGCACCCCGAGCCCGCGAACACCCTCGCGACCGCGCTCACGCGCCTCGGCCGGCCGCAGGAAGCGATCGCCGCCTACCGTACCGCCCTCGCGCACCGCCCGAGCGACGCGGTGCTCCACGGGAACCTCGGGACCGTGCTCGCCGAGACCGGCGATCTCGACGGCGCGCGCACGGAGTTTCAGACGGCGCTCCGCATCGCCCCCGACTCCTCCGACGCCCACTACAATGTCGGCATCCTGCTCGCCCGTGAAGGACGCTACGACGAAGCGATCGCCGAGCTCGTCATCGCTCAGCGCCTGAGCCCGTTCGATCCGGAGATCCGCCAGAGCCTGGACGCCGCCCGCGCCGCGTCGAGGAAGTGAGGAACACGATGCCCGTCGCGCTTCAGACCACGCTCCTGCTCATCGTCTCGAACGTCTTCATGACCTTCGCGTGGTACGCGCACCTGAAGTCGCTCAGCTCGAGGCCCTGGTACGTCGCCGCGCTCGTGAGCTGGGGCGTCGCGCTCTTCGAGTATCTCTTCCAGGTCCCGGCGAACCGGATCGGCCACGCGACGATGACGGTGCCGCAGCTCAAGATCCTTCAAGAGGTCATCACGCTCTCGGTCTTCGTGCCGTTCTCGCTCGTCTACCTGCGGGAGCCGATCAAGCTGGACTATCTGTGGGCGGGGCTTTGTCTCTGCGGCGCCGCCTACTTCATGTTTCGCGGCTGATATTCGGCGCGGAGCGACGCGATCGTCGCCGTGTCCGCCGGGTCGAAGACGGGCTCGAGATCGTATTGCTCGAAGAAGAGGCTGGCGGCGAGGCCCTCGGGTAGGCCGAGCATCCGGCGCAGCTTGCGATCCTCCGGGACGAAGCCGCGGCGGAGGAGCGAGCGCACGCTGCCGGCGATCGTCCCGCGGAAGCCGCAGACGTACGCGACCGCGGTGTCGGGCGCGAGCGGACCGAGGCCGAGGTCGCCGTCGAGGAGCGTTTCCACGCGGCCGTTGCGGCCGGTCCACTCGGGATGCGCGTGCGGACGGCTCACCGTCGGGACGTAGCGCAGGCCGTGCTCCCGCGCGGCGCTTTCCAGCTCGTCACGGTACGCCAGCTCCTCGGGATGGCTGACGCCGTGGAGCACCGTCGTCCGCGCGAGCGCGGCCGCGTCGCCTTCGCGCACCGCGGCACGCACCATGCTGAGGAACGGCGCGAGCCCCGTGCCGGCGGCGATCAGGATCCGCCGGCGCACATCGCCGGCCGGAAGCGTGCGCGCGAGCGTGAAGCGGCCGACGATCTTCTCGCCCGCGTGCAGGCGCTCGCCCACGGGGAGCTCGAAGAGCCGGTGCGTGAGCGGGGTCTCCGTCTCGGGGTTCCGCGCGTAGCGGATGTAGAACTCGAGCCAGCGACGCTCGTCCGGCGACGACGCGATCGAGTAGGCGCGCTGGAGGTCGCCGATCCCGAGCGTCACGTATTGACCCGGCACGAACCAGCGTCCGTCCGGCGGCGCGGCATCGGGCGCGATGCGGAAGATCGCGAGCGCTGGTGCGACGTCGATCCGCTCCACGAGGCGCGCGTTCTCGGCCAGCTCCTGGGACATCCTGCCGCAAGGGTACGTCAAGAAGCGCTCGCTACCGGTAGAACACGGCGATGCGGGAATTCTGGACTGCCGACAGAGACTTCCATCGGTTCCCGGGAATCGCCGTGAGAAATCCGTTCCTCGAGCGCGACGCGCACGAGACACGCGCCCGCTACTCGATCAGGGGGAGGGAGCGGCGTTCGCGCGCTCCACGACTCCGGTCGTGAAGCCTTTCGTGCCTCAGGGATTGCAGCCGCCGGAACCCGCCACG
This genomic window contains:
- a CDS encoding pirin family protein — its product is MSIRPVRRIVKSKPTMEGAGVHLNRAFGFGTTSDYDPFLLLDDFRNDDPSAYMAGFPWHPHRGIETITYVLAGEVDHADSLGNSGAIASGDVQWMTAGSGIIHQEMPRGDEHGRMHGFQLWANLPSQLKMTSPRYQEVKSADIVDVTDDDGTKARIICGTLWGTKGPVDGIAAEPNYFDITVPPGKRKTLPVATTRHAFAYVFAGSGRFCNASSPLAVPTEPVGWADTTPPVDADNRSLVLFDSGDEVTVQAGEKGIRFLLVSGKPLGEPVAWYGPIVMNTRDELRQAFDEFQNGTFLKHTAPPKRS
- a CDS encoding tetratricopeptide repeat protein, giving the protein MTKKTQSNVALLTALLVVATLAVYAQTAGASFITADDGVYVTANPTVQAGLTGPGLKWAFGFRDANWIPLTWLSLMLDATLGGTGPRLFHLTNVLLHLASTLLLFLALTRMTGRTGRSWCVALLFAVHPLHVESVAWVAERKDTLSGLFFMLGLVAWSAYVRRPRAGRYALAALALALGLMAKPMLVTFPLVLLLLDLWPLARPLAPKRLLLEKLPLFGLAAISGALTVAAQSGGGTVSGLEAIPLSERAGNAVVSYAAYLVKAVVPTGLAFFYPHPGGRLPAWEVLGSAALLAAITIVAFRSIRTRPYLAIGWAWYAIMLVPVIGIVQVGIQARADRYTYLPLIGIFLAATWAFAELAEGRLGLQRAAAAAAGLALTAAAYVEAGYWHDSVTLYRRALAVTQDNVVAHNDLGLALLQQNDLEGAIRESREAIRLDPGHPEPANTLATALTRLGRPQEAIAAYRTALAHRPSDAVLHGNLGTVLAETGDLDGARTEFQTALRIAPDSSDAHYNVGILLAREGRYDEAIAELVIAQRLSPFDPEIRQSLDAARAASRK
- a CDS encoding DMT family protein produces the protein MPVALQTTLLLIVSNVFMTFAWYAHLKSLSSRPWYVAALVSWGVALFEYLFQVPANRIGHATMTVPQLKILQEVITLSVFVPFSLVYLREPIKLDYLWAGLCLCGAAYFMFRG